From a region of the Geothrix sp. 21YS21S-2 genome:
- a CDS encoding PIN domain-containing protein, translating into MWVPQVVLVETVWVLSTSCRRTRKEILGVLEALLGNADLHLQDEAIVSAAVASFKASKADFSDCLALETARANGHVPWAAFDGNLLKLPDTTQPKAPAH; encoded by the coding sequence TTGTGGGTTCCGCAGGTCGTCCTCGTGGAGACCGTGTGGGTCCTGTCCACGTCCTGCCGCCGCACCCGCAAGGAGATCCTGGGCGTCCTCGAGGCGCTCCTGGGCAACGCCGACCTCCACCTCCAGGACGAGGCCATCGTCAGCGCCGCGGTGGCGTCGTTCAAGGCCTCCAAGGCGGACTTCTCCGACTGCCTCGCGCTGGAGACCGCCAGGGCAAACGGCCACGTGCCATGGGCGGCCTTCGACGGGAACCTCCTGAAACTGCCGGACACGACCCAGCCGAAGGCTCCCGCGCACTGA
- a CDS encoding GNAT family N-acetyltransferase: MKDLQMWNLVESTLGMSSVPGWEVLQEQDLLLLKSPARRPLLNLAWGPVTARSLEVCEAFFAGRPWSWMLKEGQEPARLLEAGFHATEPSREMVLDLSSAGFDAPAPSIRVQPVASARAMRAWTEILGEAFDTPPADLEEFFGPLVKTPGHVPFLATWRGLPAATAGVFLGATGAGIYAVATRPPFRRKGLGRALVHACLREARRAELRRAVLYASVMGLGLYEKAGFRTEQAFSEYCTPGYPH, from the coding sequence ATGAAAGACCTTCAAATGTGGAACCTGGTGGAGTCGACCCTCGGCATGTCCTCCGTGCCGGGCTGGGAGGTGCTCCAGGAGCAGGACCTCCTGCTCCTGAAGTCCCCGGCGCGCAGGCCCCTCCTCAACCTCGCCTGGGGCCCGGTGACGGCGCGGTCCCTCGAGGTGTGCGAGGCCTTCTTCGCGGGCCGGCCCTGGAGCTGGATGCTCAAGGAGGGCCAGGAGCCGGCCCGGCTCCTGGAGGCGGGCTTCCACGCCACGGAACCCTCCAGGGAGATGGTGCTGGACCTGTCCAGCGCCGGCTTCGACGCCCCGGCCCCCTCCATCCGGGTGCAGCCCGTGGCCTCGGCCCGCGCCATGCGTGCCTGGACGGAGATCCTGGGGGAGGCCTTCGACACGCCCCCGGCCGACCTGGAGGAATTCTTCGGGCCCCTGGTGAAGACCCCCGGCCACGTCCCCTTCCTGGCCACCTGGCGGGGCCTGCCCGCGGCCACGGCCGGCGTCTTCCTGGGGGCCACGGGCGCGGGGATCTACGCCGTGGCCACCCGGCCTCCCTTCCGCCGCAAGGGCCTGGGCAGGGCCCTGGTGCATGCCTGCCTGCGCGAGGCGCGCCGGGCGGAACTGCGCAGGGCGGTGCTGTACGCCTCGGTGATGGGGCTGGGGCTCTACGAGAAGGCCGGGTTCCGGACGGAGCAGGCCTTCAGCGAATACTGCACGCCGGGGTATCCCCATTGA
- a CDS encoding SOS response-associated peptidase, whose protein sequence is MCGRYALSSPIESLEAQFEAEAQALLQPRYNIAPTTPVPVVRNGAAGRVIVLQQWGLIPAWSKDPSMGARMANARAETVADKPSFRAPFKRSRCIVPADAFYEWRAGTPRQPFAIRAAGGGLLAFAGLWDRWEGPSGVLETCTIITTTANGAMAPIHDRMPVILAREDYGRWLDEGGTALLRPCPDAWLEVRPVGPRVGNVRNDDPSLLEPLDA, encoded by the coding sequence ATGTGCGGCCGCTACGCCCTCTCCTCCCCCATCGAGTCCCTGGAAGCCCAGTTCGAGGCCGAGGCCCAGGCGCTGCTCCAGCCGCGGTACAACATCGCCCCCACCACGCCGGTGCCGGTGGTGCGCAACGGCGCCGCGGGCCGGGTCATCGTCCTGCAGCAGTGGGGGCTGATCCCCGCCTGGTCGAAAGACCCCTCCATGGGCGCGCGCATGGCCAACGCCCGGGCCGAGACCGTGGCGGACAAGCCCAGCTTCCGCGCGCCCTTCAAGCGCAGCCGCTGCATCGTCCCCGCCGACGCCTTCTACGAGTGGCGCGCCGGAACCCCCAGGCAGCCCTTCGCCATCCGCGCCGCCGGGGGCGGCCTGCTGGCCTTCGCGGGCCTGTGGGACCGCTGGGAAGGGCCGTCGGGGGTCCTGGAGACCTGCACCATCATCACCACCACCGCCAACGGGGCCATGGCCCCCATCCACGACCGCATGCCGGTGATCCTGGCGCGGGAGGACTACGGCCGGTGGCTGGACGAGGGGGGGACGGCGCTGCTGCGCCCGTGCCCCGACGCCTGGCTCGAGGTGCGCCCCGTGGGGCCCCGGGTGGGCAACGTGCGCAACGACGACCCCTCCCTCCTGGAGCCCCTGGATGCCTAG
- a CDS encoding M14 family metallopeptidase produces the protein MPLLTRAEATRYEETSRHADVMAFIAGLSARGDRRLHVTSFGASPQGRELPLLVLSSHAVTTPMEARALGLPVVLVISGIHAGEVEGKEGCLMLVRDLLDGTHGGDLLAEVTLVVAPLFNPDGNDAIEPGNRRLHLPKLTGQLGPDNGVGTRVNGSGINLNRDYMRQETLEMRLLQTRVCQEWEPDLTIDNHATNGSVHRFSMTYDIPHTIESGRAEPIDYMREVLLPPVTAALKANHGLDAGWYGNFVEDERVLDADGDADPRSPVREGWMTYPHHPRFGSNYRGLTSRMDLLLECYSYITFEERVRTAYAFMLETLRFVAAHRDDVVQTVASCRAPRDRIAVRYRLERAKAPVTILTRTPRTLEGEPSSIVLPHLSRFVGSLVVPRPRAYLVPAGVGEALKGHGLAVETPSGTYDVDVPTVEGLGAQTGRAILEAAKVGELSVSWRRTARIAPAGSVLVRTDQPMGAIAVYLCEPGSDDGAVENGLIPVPAQGAELPIWRVEGDLP, from the coding sequence ATGCCGCTGCTCACCCGCGCCGAAGCAACCCGCTACGAGGAGACCTCCCGCCACGCCGACGTCATGGCCTTCATCGCGGGGCTCTCGGCCCGGGGGGACCGGCGGCTTCACGTGACCTCCTTCGGGGCCAGCCCCCAGGGGCGCGAGCTGCCGCTGCTGGTGCTCTCGTCCCACGCCGTCACGACGCCCATGGAGGCCCGGGCCCTGGGGCTGCCGGTGGTGCTTGTGATCAGCGGGATCCACGCGGGCGAGGTGGAGGGCAAGGAGGGCTGCCTGATGCTGGTCCGGGACCTGCTGGACGGAACGCACGGCGGAGACCTGCTGGCGGAAGTCACGCTCGTCGTGGCGCCGCTCTTCAACCCCGACGGCAACGACGCCATCGAGCCGGGGAACCGCAGGCTGCACCTCCCCAAGCTCACCGGGCAGCTGGGCCCCGACAACGGCGTGGGCACCCGGGTGAACGGCTCGGGCATCAACCTCAACCGCGACTACATGCGCCAGGAGACCCTGGAGATGCGCCTGCTCCAGACCCGGGTGTGCCAGGAATGGGAACCGGACCTCACCATCGACAACCACGCCACCAACGGGTCCGTGCACCGCTTCTCCATGACCTACGACATCCCCCACACCATCGAGAGCGGCCGCGCCGAACCCATCGACTACATGCGCGAGGTCCTCCTGCCCCCGGTCACCGCCGCCCTCAAGGCCAACCACGGCCTGGACGCGGGCTGGTACGGCAACTTCGTGGAGGACGAGCGGGTGCTGGACGCCGACGGCGACGCCGATCCGCGCTCCCCGGTGCGCGAAGGCTGGATGACCTACCCCCACCACCCCCGCTTCGGCAGCAACTACCGGGGCCTCACCAGCCGCATGGACCTCCTGCTGGAGTGCTACTCCTACATCACCTTCGAGGAGCGGGTGCGCACCGCCTACGCCTTCATGCTCGAGACCCTGCGCTTCGTGGCCGCCCACCGGGACGACGTGGTGCAGACCGTGGCCTCCTGCCGCGCCCCCAGGGACCGCATCGCCGTGCGCTACCGCCTCGAACGCGCCAAGGCCCCCGTCACCATCCTCACCCGCACCCCCCGCACCCTGGAGGGCGAGCCCAGCTCCATCGTCCTGCCCCACCTGTCCCGCTTCGTGGGCAGCCTCGTGGTGCCGCGGCCCCGGGCCTACCTGGTGCCCGCCGGCGTGGGCGAGGCGCTCAAGGGCCACGGTCTCGCCGTGGAGACGCCCTCGGGCACCTACGACGTGGACGTGCCCACCGTGGAGGGCCTGGGCGCCCAGACCGGCCGGGCCATCCTGGAGGCCGCCAAGGTGGGCGAGCTGTCCGTGTCCTGGCGCCGGACCGCCCGCATCGCCCCGGCCGGCTCCGTCCTGGTGCGCACGGACCAGCCCATGGGCGCCATCGCGGTCTACCTGTGCGAGCCCGGGAGCGACGACGGCGCGGTGGAGAACGGCCTCATTCCCGTCCCGGCCCAGGGTGCGGAGCTGCCCATCTGGCGGGTGGAGGGGGATCTGCCCTGA